In Neisseria dentiae, one DNA window encodes the following:
- a CDS encoding DUF3149 domain-containing protein — protein MELINELFKSPVGILSLLTIVFVMVIATVLFFWVKRQAGKIPEKQ, from the coding sequence ATGGAACTCATCAACGAACTGTTTAAATCGCCTGTCGGCATTTTATCTTTGCTCACCATTGTTTTTGTGATGGTTATCGCCACGGTTTTATTTTTCTGGGTGAAACGCCAAGCAGGCAAAATCCCCGAAAAGCAGTAA